A genomic window from Lotus japonicus ecotype B-129 chromosome 1, LjGifu_v1.2 includes:
- the LOC130730634 gene encoding zinc finger AN1 and C2H2 domain-containing stress-associated protein 13-like, whose translation MGTPEFPDLGKHCSVADCKLIDFLPFTCDRCNQVYCLEHRSYIKHQCTKADKRDVTVVICPLCAKGVRLIPEQDPNITWENHVNTDCDPSNYEKATKKIKCPVPGCREILVFSNTIKCRDCLVDHCLKHRFGPDHKCSGPKKLETSFSFMSFMNRSRKDAPKPNLTSSSSSNWTTSFLNMASNIRASAEASISKLSGETNQAMQTSRGGVGQSSGSGNRNYQAEQCPQCSAKFSSVTALVDHVQKVHERSGNRSGVKKTIDACPKCSKGFLDPVSLVEHVERDHGGSSRA comes from the exons ATGGGGACTCCCGAATTTCCCGATCTTGGCAAACATTGCTCCGTCGCTGATTGCAAGCTCATCGATTTCTTGCCCTTCACCTGCGATCGCTGCAATCAG GTATATTGTTTGGAGCACCGAAGTTATATAAAGCATCAGTGTACTAAAGCTGACAAACGAGATGTCACTGTTGTTATATGTCCACTTTGTGCCAAAGGAGTTCGCCTAATTCCAGAACAAGATCCAAACATAACTTGGGAGAATCACGTTAACACCGACTGTGACCCATCAAATTATGAGAAAGCCACAAAGAAGATAAAATGCCCGGTCCCTGGGTGCAGGGAGATCTTGGTGTtctcaaacacaatcaagtgcaggGACTGCTTGGTTGACCATTGTTTGAAGCACCGGTTTGGACCTGATCACAAATGTTCCGGACCCAAAAAGTTGGAAACAAGTTTTTCATTTATGAGTTTTATGAATAGGAGTAGAAAAGATGCGCCAAAACCCAATTTAACTTCATCCTCATCATCGAACTGGACTACAAGCTTTCTTAACATGGCTTCGAATATTCGAGCTTCAGCTGAAGCGAGCATATCAAAATTGAGTGGTGAAACTAACCAAGCCATGCAGACATCACGGGGTGGTGTGGGACAGAGCAGTGGCAGTGGGAATAGAAATTATCAAGCGGAGCAATGCCCTCAGTGCAGCGCGAAGTTTTCCTCAGTCACTGCACTGGTGGATCATGTTCAAAAAGTTCATGAAAGGAGTGGCAACCGATCTGGGGTGAAGAAGACAATTGATGCATGTCCCAAGTGTAGTAAAGGATTTCTAGACCCGGTTTCGCTTGTAGAGCATGTTGAAAGGGATCATGGTGGTAGTTCTAGAGCATAG
- the LOC130730635 gene encoding uncharacterized protein LOC130730635 isoform X2 yields MQDSHHHLQQQHPSLKNQSQKGMQANEKGFEETFLTRTQSDTASPSFSRSLACLYPRSSRQTHAPATAHQCTTVHRRSGHHHQPHLFLSQSLSHYSASLSLSEGYWVGKGYVQRVNELNRRVAELELLRSPYKLNMYTNLFYDHRSPSYRSACHRS; encoded by the exons ATGCAGGACTCCCACCACCACCTGCAGCAGCAGCACCCAAGCCTGAAGAACCAAAGCCAGAAGGGGATGCAAGCAAATGAAAAAGGATTCGAAGAAACATT TCTCACACGTACTCAAAGCGACACAGCCTCACCCTCTTTCTCTCGCAGTCTGGCATGTCTCTACCCTAGGTCAAGCCGTCAAACACACGCACCAGCCACCGCCCACCAGTGCACTACCGTCCACCGGCGAAGCGGCCACCACCACCAGCCTCACCTCTTTCTCTCGCAGTCTCTGTCTCACTACTCTGCCTCTCTATCTCTATCAGAGGGTTACTGGGTGGGTAAG GGTTATGTGCAACGCGTCAATGAGTTGAACCGACGGGTTGCAGAGTTGGAGCTGCTGAGGTCACCATACAAGCTTAATATGTATACAAACTTATTTTACGATCACCGGAGCCCCTCCTATAGGTCAGCTTGCCATCGTAGCTGA
- the LOC130730635 gene encoding uncharacterized protein LOC130730635 isoform X1: MQDSHHHLQQQHPSLKNQSQKGMQANEKGFEETFLTRTQSDTASPSFSRSLACLYPRSSRQTHAPATAHQCTTVHRRSGHHHQPHLFLSQSLSHYSASLSLSEGYWVGKFIEEALELLDSYMESCCAFSRVLGASLVFSWLVGAVVFLFGSLLVYLGLKQTVYVNVIVLCKCCLDNTILTF, translated from the exons ATGCAGGACTCCCACCACCACCTGCAGCAGCAGCACCCAAGCCTGAAGAACCAAAGCCAGAAGGGGATGCAAGCAAATGAAAAAGGATTCGAAGAAACATT TCTCACACGTACTCAAAGCGACACAGCCTCACCCTCTTTCTCTCGCAGTCTGGCATGTCTCTACCCTAGGTCAAGCCGTCAAACACACGCACCAGCCACCGCCCACCAGTGCACTACCGTCCACCGGCGAAGCGGCCACCACCACCAGCCTCACCTCTTTCTCTCGCAGTCTCTGTCTCACTACTCTGCCTCTCTATCTCTATCAGAGGGTTACTGGGTGGGTAAG TTTATTGAGGAAGCATTGGAATTGTTGGATAGTTACATGGAGTCGTGTTGTGCTTTTAGCAGGGTGTTGGGTGCTAGTTTGGTGTTTAGTTGGTTAGTAGGGGCTGTTGTGTTTCTCTTTGGATCGTTGCTGGTTTATCTAG GGTTGAAGCAAACTGTTTATGTTAATGTGATTGTGCTATGTAAGTGCTGTTTGGACAACACAATCTTGACCTTTTAA
- the LOC130732668 gene encoding polygalacturonase-like: protein MGEAIMAPFKHHLLSFTIIIISFVACYSTLQDQDPLISSIYVDDSPNYIDDGGSGTFKNLIKQSTNVLSLNRFEELGGISSSLEIVNVNDYGAKGNGLTDDTEAFNKAWQVACSSEEAVLVVPQKNYLLKPIRFSGPCKSNTIVQISGTLEASDDPSDYSEDKKHWLVFDSVQKLLVNGGGTINGKGNIWWQNSCKRNKKKPCKDAPTALTFYNCKDLIVENMTIENAQQIHVSFQDSMNVKVSGLLVTAPGDSPNTDGIHVTNTQNIKISSSVIGTGDDCISIVHGSKNVEATDITCGPGHGISIGSLGAGKSKEFVSGVIVDGAKLSGTTNGVRIKTWQGGSGMASNIQFKNIQMDNVTNPIIIDQNYCDKKKKPCKKQLQKSAIQIRNVLYQNIVGTSASDLAVKFDCSEEFPCQEIVMQNIDLKGEGGETSEALCNNVKLSYLGHVNPRCNSN from the exons ATGGGAGAAGCTATAATGGCCCCCTTTAAACATCATCTTCTTTCATTCACAATTATCATCATTTCATTTGTTGCTTGTTATAGCACCTTGCAAGATCAGGACCCACTGATCAGTAGTATATATGTTGATGATTCACCTAATTACATTGATGATGGTGGGAGTGGGACATTCAAGAACCTGATCAAGCAAAGCACAAATGTTCTGAGCTTAAACAGGTTTGAAGAGTTGGGTGGCATTTCAAGTTCGCTTGAAATTGTTAATGTCAATGATTATGGAGCTAAAGGGAATGGTCTAACTGATGACACAGAG GCATTCAATAAGGCTTGGCAAGTAGCATGTTCTTCTGAGGAAGCAGTTCTTGTGGTGCCTCAGAAGAATTATCTACTCAAACCAATAAGATTCTCTGGTCCTTGCAAATCTAACACCATAGTTCAG ATTTCTGGAACTCTTGAAGCGTCAGATGATCCCTCAGATTACAGTGAAGATAAAAAACATTGGCTTGTATTTGACAGTGTTCAGAAATTATTAGTTAATGGTGGTGGAACTATCAATGGAAAGGGCAACATATGGTGGCAAAATTCatgcaaaagaaacaaaaagaaa CCTTGCAAGGATGCCCCAACT GCTCTAACTTTTTATAATTGCAAGGACTTAATAGTTGAGAATATGACCATAGAAAATGCCCAACAAATCCATGTCTCATTCCAGGACTCCATGAATGTTAAAGTTTCTGGTCTCCTTGTGACAGCACCAGGGGATAGCCCTAATACTGATGGGATTCATGTCACAAATACCCAAAACATCAAAATCTCAAGCTCTGTTATAGGAACTG GTGATGATTGTATATCAATAGTACATGGATCCAAGAATGTAGAAGCCACAGACATAACTTGTGGACCTGGCCATGGTATCAG TATTGGAAGCTTAGGGGCTGGAAAATCAAAGGAATTTGTTTCAGGAGTCATAGTAGATGGAGCTAAGCTTTCTGGAACTACAAATGGAGTTAGAATTAAGACATGGCAG GGAGGTTCAGGAATGGCTAGCAACATCCAATTTAAGAACATTCAAATGGATAATGTGACCAACCCCATAATAATTGACCAGAATTACTGTGACAAAAAGAAGAAGCCATGCAAGAAACAG TTGCAGAAATCGGCTATCCAGATTAGGAATGTATTGTATCAGAACATAGTAGGCACAAGTGCTTCGGATTTAGCTGTGAAGTTTGATTGCAGCGAGGAGTTTCCATGTCAGGAGATAGTAATGCAGAACATAGACCTGAAAGGTGAAGGAGGAGAAACCTCTGAGGCTTTATGCAACAATGTTAAATTGTCTTACTTAGGACACGTTAACCCTCGCTGTAACTCTAATTAG